The proteins below are encoded in one region of Campylobacter helveticus:
- a CDS encoding chemotaxis protein — protein MTQEELDALMNGDVDIDSPNSSEEPSVTEESEISENGAIVENMKSTDYQLNHNTLWPPPPPNEEHKVVHQLDDVTKDSEEKATEMMDKLESISNFFADSESLLKDLNNVFDKNIDIFTKLAERFPSVESFNEALNINKDIKEKTKEMGENLQSGQDEVMMAMDAMQYQDIHRQKIERVINVMRALSRYMSSLFEGKIDDKKRVSSAVHIDGDSTADVVSNDDIEALIASLGQK, from the coding sequence ATGACTCAAGAAGAACTTGATGCCTTAATGAATGGCGATGTTGATATCGATTCGCCAAATTCTAGTGAAGAGCCTAGTGTGACTGAAGAGAGCGAAATTAGTGAAAATGGAGCTATAGTTGAAAATATGAAATCTACCGACTACCAGCTAAATCACAATACCCTTTGGCCACCACCCCCACCAAATGAGGAACACAAAGTCGTTCATCAACTTGATGATGTTACGAAAGATAGCGAAGAAAAAGCTACGGAGATGATGGATAAGCTCGAAAGTATTAGTAATTTTTTCGCAGATTCTGAGAGTTTGTTAAAAGATTTAAATAATGTTTTTGATAAAAATATCGACATTTTTACCAAATTAGCAGAGCGTTTTCCTAGCGTTGAAAGCTTTAATGAGGCTTTAAACATTAATAAGGATATTAAGGAAAAAACTAAAGAAATGGGTGAAAATTTGCAAAGCGGACAAGATGAAGTAATGATGGCTATGGATGCAATGCAATATCAGGATATCCATAGGCAAAAAATCGAAAGAGTCATTAATGTAATGCGCGCGTTAAGTCGCTATATGAGCTCTTTGTTTGAGGGTAAAATTGATGACAAAAAGCGCGTAAGTTCGGCTGTTCATATCGATGGCGATAGCACTGCAGATGTGGTAAGTAACGATGATATAGAGGCATTAATAGCGTCTTTAGGGCAGAAATGA
- a CDS encoding DUF3972 domain-containing protein, whose product MQTYLELDEFCKLVHLNEDVVKGMMANGSLNFKEEDDKIYIEANQGTFSVVPSGANQNSMVNSMTLAGESFVEKTIGTILNLHEKVLDAKDETLEALKNENKFLRDALYSMQELYDADRKTIETLNEELKHAREDAEFMKRKYKLMWNKTIEIYGDKAKEEEKPQ is encoded by the coding sequence ATGCAAACTTATTTAGAATTAGACGAATTTTGCAAACTTGTGCATTTAAATGAAGATGTTGTAAAAGGGATGATGGCAAATGGTTCTTTAAATTTTAAAGAAGAGGATGACAAAATTTATATTGAAGCAAATCAAGGCACTTTTAGTGTCGTGCCAAGCGGAGCAAATCAAAATTCTATGGTTAATTCTATGACTTTAGCGGGAGAGAGTTTTGTAGAAAAAACCATAGGCACAATTTTAAATTTGCACGAAAAGGTTTTAGACGCTAAAGATGAGACTTTAGAAGCCTTAAAAAATGAAAATAAATTCTTAAGAGATGCGCTTTATTCTATGCAAGAGCTTTATGACGCAGATAGAAAAACTATAGAAACCTTAAATGAAGAATTAAAACACGCAAGAGAAGATGCGGAATTTATGAAAAGAAAATATAAATTAATGTGGAATAAAACCATAGAAATTTATGGCGACAAGGCTAAAGAAGAGGAAAAACCACAATGA
- the glnA gene encoding type I glutamate--ammonia ligase yields MGKFVNNVEEFFSYCKENEVAFVDFRFTDIIGVWHHITYNFHSISEETFEVGIPFDGSSLKGWQPVDKSDMILKPDAPSAFLDPFTADQTIIVFCDVYDIYKGQMYEKCPRSIAKKALNYLQESGVADMAYFGPENEFFIFDSVKIVDSANCSKYEVDTEEGEWNDNKEFVDSYNTGHRPRNKGGYFPVAPIDSLVDIRAEMVQTLEKVGVKTFVHHHEVAQGQAEIGVHFGTLVEAADNVQIYKYIVKMVAHLNGKTATFMPKPLYGDNGSGMHVHMSLWKNGVNLFYDENGYGGLSKDAIHYIGGILKNARSVAAFTNPSSNSYKRIVPGFEAPCILTYSCQNRSASCRIPYGMGKNSARVEIRFPDSTANPYLAFVSLLMAGLDGMKNKHIPVGPMEENLFDLTLDEVREKGIEQLPHTLRGSLEALIRYNSFLKPVMSDIFIDDYQHLKFATQVWPVEARPTAYEFKTCYSC; encoded by the coding sequence ATGGGCAAATTTGTCAATAATGTCGAAGAATTTTTTAGCTACTGCAAAGAAAACGAAGTCGCGTTTGTGGATTTTCGCTTTACCGATATAATAGGGGTTTGGCATCACATCACTTATAATTTTCACTCTATCAGCGAAGAAACTTTTGAGGTAGGAATTCCATTTGATGGAAGTTCGCTAAAGGGTTGGCAGCCTGTGGATAAATCGGATATGATTTTAAAGCCAGACGCCCCAAGTGCCTTCTTAGACCCTTTTACTGCAGACCAGACCATCATCGTTTTTTGTGATGTTTATGACATTTATAAGGGGCAAATGTATGAAAAATGTCCGCGTTCCATAGCCAAAAAAGCACTTAATTATTTACAAGAAAGTGGTGTAGCTGATATGGCTTATTTTGGACCAGAAAATGAATTTTTTATCTTTGATAGTGTAAAAATAGTCGATAGTGCTAATTGTTCCAAATATGAAGTGGATACTGAAGAGGGAGAATGGAACGATAATAAAGAATTTGTTGATAGTTACAACACTGGACACCGCCCAAGAAACAAAGGTGGATATTTTCCTGTCGCACCTATTGATTCTTTAGTTGATATTAGGGCTGAAATGGTGCAAACTTTAGAAAAAGTTGGCGTTAAAACATTTGTCCATCACCACGAAGTCGCGCAAGGGCAGGCGGAAATTGGCGTTCATTTTGGCACTTTAGTCGAGGCTGCGGATAATGTGCAAATTTACAAATATATCGTTAAAATGGTTGCACATCTTAATGGAAAAACCGCCACTTTTATGCCAAAACCTCTTTATGGAGATAATGGTAGTGGTATGCATGTGCATATGAGCTTATGGAAAAATGGAGTTAATTTATTTTACGATGAAAATGGTTATGGAGGGCTTAGCAAGGACGCCATCCACTACATAGGAGGCATACTTAAAAATGCAAGAAGTGTAGCTGCTTTTACTAATCCTAGCTCAAATTCTTACAAAAGGATAGTTCCGGGTTTTGAAGCGCCTTGCATTTTGACTTATTCTTGTCAAAATAGAAGTGCGAGTTGTCGTATCCCTTATGGTATGGGGAAAAACTCCGCACGCGTTGAAATTCGCTTCCCAGATAGCACGGCAAATCCTTATCTCGCCTTTGTCTCACTTCTAATGGCAGGACTTGACGGGATGAAAAACAAGCATATTCCAGTTGGACCTATGGAGGAAAATTTATTTGATTTAACCCTAGATGAAGTTCGCGAAAAAGGTATCGAGCAACTCCCGCACACGCTAAGAGGAAGCCTAGAAGCCTTGATACGATACAACTCTTTCTTAAAACCTGTGATGAGTGATATTTTTATCGATGATTATCAACATCTTAAATTTGCTACTCAAGTTTGGCCTGTCGAAGCACGCCCTACCGCGTATGAATTTAAAACCTGCTATTCTTGCTAA
- a CDS encoding Nif3-like dinuclear metal center hexameric protein — translation MKLNEIYAFLDTLSPFEKQASWDNSGLLLGNEQDEISKVYLSLDIDENLIKNAEENSLFITHHPLIFKPLKNLSGTTYPQFLIKEMVKKNIALISLHTNYDLSHLNRYFVKEILGFEDFWQEEFLIYVKVDLSFGELCERVRKRLNLSQLKISFSGREKLEKIAICTGSGGDLISSVRADCFLSGDFKYHQALEALSNGLSLIELGHYESECYFAESLVKHLQNLPLKVIMSVSKNPFQYF, via the coding sequence ATGAAGCTGAATGAAATTTATGCCTTTTTAGATACCCTTAGTCCTTTTGAAAAACAAGCTAGTTGGGATAATAGCGGACTTTTACTAGGAAATGAGCAAGATGAAATTTCTAAAGTTTATCTTAGTCTTGATATTGATGAAAATTTAATTAAAAATGCCGAAGAAAATTCCCTTTTTATCACGCACCACCCTTTGATTTTTAAACCTTTGAAGAATTTAAGCGGAACGACTTATCCTCAATTTCTTATCAAAGAAATGGTAAAAAAAAATATTGCCTTAATTTCTCTACACACTAATTACGATTTAAGTCATTTAAATCGATATTTTGTAAAAGAAATTTTGGGTTTTGAGGATTTTTGGCAAGAAGAATTTTTAATTTATGTGAAAGTTGATTTAAGTTTTGGTGAGCTTTGTGAAAGGGTTAGGAAAAGACTAAATTTGTCTCAACTTAAAATTAGCTTTAGCGGCAGGGAAAAGCTTGAAAAAATAGCGATTTGCACTGGGAGTGGAGGGGATTTGATTTCGAGCGTGAGGGCAGATTGTTTTTTGAGTGGAGATTTTAAGTATCATCAGGCGCTAGAAGCGTTAAGTAATGGCTTAAGTTTAATTGAGCTTGGGCATTATGAGAGTGAGTGTTATTTTGCTGAAAGCTTGGTGAAACACTTGCAAAATTTGCCACTAAAGGTTATAATGTCGGTTTCAAAAAATCCATTTCAATATTTTTAA
- the purE gene encoding 5-(carboxyamino)imidazole ribonucleotide mutase, giving the protein MKFVAILMGSKSDYEIMSEAAKVLEGFNVKYELIITSAHRSPKRTKEYIKEAEQKGAQVFIAAAGMAAHLAGAVAAYTTKPVLGVPMSGGNLASMDSLFSTVQMPSGIPVGTLAIGKAGAMNAAYLAVQILAIGDEDLAKALKEERRAKEEKLIKDSKSVEVIL; this is encoded by the coding sequence ATGAAATTTGTAGCGATATTAATGGGAAGCAAGAGTGATTATGAGATAATGAGCGAGGCGGCGAAAGTGCTTGAGGGCTTTAATGTTAAATATGAGCTTATCATCACTTCAGCTCATAGAAGTCCAAAAAGAACTAAAGAATACATTAAAGAAGCGGAGCAAAAGGGAGCTCAAGTTTTCATTGCGGCTGCGGGTATGGCAGCACACTTAGCAGGGGCGGTGGCAGCTTATACAACCAAGCCTGTTTTGGGAGTACCGATGAGTGGGGGAAATTTGGCAAGTATGGATTCTTTATTTTCCACTGTGCAAATGCCAAGTGGAATTCCTGTGGGAACCTTAGCCATAGGAAAAGCTGGAGCGATGAATGCGGCTTATTTGGCAGTTCAAATTTTGGCGATTGGGGACGAGGATTTAGCTAAGGCTCTCAAAGAAGAGCGTAGGGCGAAGGAAGAAAAGCTCATTAAAGATTCTAAAAGCGTAGAGGTGATTTTATAA
- the glyQ gene encoding glycine--tRNA ligase subunit alpha, translated as MTFSQMILKLQNFWQENGCAIMQPYDMPAGAGTFHPATFLRSLGKKPWACAYVAPSRRPTDGRYGENPNRLGAYYQFQVLIKPSPDNIQELYLKSLENLGFDLKSHDIRFVEDNWESPSLGAWGLGWEVWLDGMEVTQFTYFQQVGGIAVDLVSAEITYGLERLAMYLQNVENVYDIAWSEFNGQLIKYADVHKQSEYEYSKYNFETSSVELLNSQFQNAYEECKNTLEQGLALPAYDYCMLAAHTFNLLDARGAISVAKRQDYMLKIRELSKNCAEIYKKNLNEAE; from the coding sequence ATGACTTTTTCGCAAATGATTTTAAAATTACAAAATTTTTGGCAGGAAAATGGCTGTGCGATAATGCAACCTTATGATATGCCAGCGGGTGCAGGGACTTTTCACCCTGCGACTTTTTTAAGAAGCTTGGGTAAAAAGCCTTGGGCTTGTGCTTATGTCGCACCTTCTCGCCGTCCTACTGATGGGCGTTATGGAGAAAATCCTAACCGCTTGGGAGCTTATTATCAGTTTCAAGTTTTAATCAAACCAAGCCCTGATAATATCCAAGAGCTTTATTTAAAAAGCCTTGAAAATTTAGGTTTTGATTTGAAAAGCCACGACATACGCTTTGTGGAGGATAATTGGGAAAGTCCAAGTTTAGGGGCGTGGGGACTTGGCTGGGAAGTTTGGCTTGATGGTATGGAAGTTACGCAATTTACTTATTTTCAGCAAGTTGGTGGCATAGCTGTGGATTTGGTAAGTGCGGAGATAACCTACGGGCTTGAACGCCTTGCGATGTATTTGCAAAATGTTGAAAATGTCTATGATATAGCATGGAGTGAATTTAATGGGCAGCTCATCAAATACGCCGATGTGCATAAACAAAGCGAGTATGAGTATAGCAAGTATAATTTTGAAACAAGTAGTGTAGAGCTTTTAAATTCGCAATTTCAAAACGCTTATGAAGAGTGTAAAAACACGCTAGAGCAAGGCTTGGCTTTGCCTGCGTATGATTATTGTATGTTGGCGGCTCACACCTTTAATCTTCTTGACGCAAGGGGAGCAATTTCTGTAGCAAAAAGACAAGATTATATGCTCAAAATTCGTGAGCTTTCTAAAAATTGTGCCGAAATTTATAAGAAAAATCTTAATGAAGCTGAATGA
- a CDS encoding AAA domain-containing protein gives MDSFQGSDRDMIIYDCVRSSKVKNTKEAQQQRKGSKIDFIADEKRLNVSLSRAKKFLLIVGDKDYLKMASVSEGENPFAQIIVQFEEDTDTYKIQMLQDPESNKKGER, from the coding sequence GTGGATAGCTTCCAAGGAAGCGATAGGGATATGATTATTTATGACTGTGTGCGAAGCTCGAAGGTCAAAAACACCAAAGAAGCGCAGCAACAAAGAAAGGGCAGCAAGATCGACTTCATCGCTGATGAAAAGCGACTCAATGTCTCGCTCTCTCGTGCCAAAAAGTTCCTGCTCATCGTGGGAGATAAGGACTATCTCAAAATGGCAAGCGTGAGCGAAGGGGAAAATCCATTTGCTCAAATCATCGTGCAGTTTGAAGAAGATACAGATACCTATAAAATCCAAATGCTACAAGATCCTGAAAGCAATAAAAAAGGAGAGCGATAA
- a CDS encoding peptidase U32 family protein, with product MIIPEIVAPAGNFTKLKIALAYGADAVYAGVNNFSLRSRTAREFDYESFNEAVDYTHKRGKKIYVTLNGFHLSGQIEGLKRHILKLREMKPDAFIVASVGAMALVKELAPEIPLHISTQANVLNYLDAKVYKEMGAKRVVIARELGLKDAKILKENCDIELEAFVHGSMCFAYSGRCLISSVQSGRMSNRGSCANDCRFSYELFAKNKENGVLFRLEEDENGTHIFNSKDLNLCSYIEKIMKEDCISAFKIEGRTKSEYYVALTTRTYKMAIEDVLRGEFDALKYEKEIHTLKNRGFTDGYLISRPLEKVDTQNHLTSIEEGTHQVQGFVENGEFFKCKGKVVLNESYEILSPLNSKIEVCENELGKVYEKEGKFFVEFKKMLSKNNKEYAEIHSGNENAIKMPNLVPEFSFLRKEIV from the coding sequence ATGATAATACCTGAAATTGTTGCTCCAGCTGGAAATTTTACGAAACTTAAAATCGCTCTTGCTTATGGAGCTGATGCGGTTTATGCTGGAGTTAATAATTTTTCCTTGCGTTCAAGAACGGCGCGTGAATTTGACTATGAGAGCTTTAATGAGGCGGTTGATTACACTCATAAAAGAGGTAAAAAAATTTATGTAACTCTTAATGGTTTTCATTTAAGCGGACAAATCGAAGGGCTTAAAAGGCATATTTTAAAGTTACGCGAGATGAAGCCCGATGCTTTTATAGTTGCTTCTGTTGGGGCTATGGCTTTAGTAAAAGAGTTAGCCCCTGAAATTCCTTTACATATCTCAACACAGGCTAATGTTTTAAATTATTTGGACGCCAAAGTTTATAAAGAAATGGGTGCAAAGCGTGTTGTTATCGCTCGTGAGCTAGGACTTAAGGACGCTAAGATTTTGAAAGAAAATTGCGATATAGAGCTAGAAGCTTTTGTGCATGGTTCAATGTGCTTTGCGTATTCTGGGCGTTGTTTAATAAGCTCTGTTCAAAGTGGGAGAATGAGTAACCGCGGCTCTTGTGCGAATGATTGCCGTTTTTCTTATGAACTTTTCGCCAAAAATAAAGAAAACGGGGTGCTTTTCCGCTTAGAAGAAGATGAAAATGGAACGCATATTTTTAATTCTAAGGATTTAAATTTATGTTCTTATATCGAAAAAATTATGAAGGAAGATTGCATTAGTGCTTTTAAGATAGAGGGACGCACAAAAAGTGAGTATTATGTCGCACTGACGACTAGGACTTACAAAATGGCAATCGAAGATGTTTTAAGGGGAGAATTTGATGCCTTAAAATATGAAAAAGAAATTCATACACTTAAAAACCGCGGTTTTACAGATGGCTATCTTATCTCGCGTCCTTTAGAAAAAGTTGATACACAAAATCACCTTACAAGCATAGAGGAGGGGACACATCAGGTGCAGGGTTTTGTGGAAAATGGTGAATTTTTTAAGTGCAAAGGGAAAGTTGTCTTAAATGAGTCTTATGAGATTTTAAGTCCTTTAAATTCTAAGATAGAGGTTTGTGAAAACGAGCTTGGAAAGGTTTATGAAAAAGAGGGCAAATTTTTTGTCGAATTTAAAAAAATGCTCAGTAAAAATAATAAAGAATACGCAGAAATTCACAGCGGTAATGAAAATGCGATTAAAATGCCAAATTTAGTGCCAGAGTTTAGTTTCTTAAGAAAGGAAATTGTATGA
- a CDS encoding phospholipase D-like domain-containing protein: protein MAKKRQNPQNQANTEKKDIDLELITHKYARYFCDSEKADKEAQNLASHIMPEAVREDMAGGEEDTSYIHYDTKRVYYPYYKTKIHYQIAKELPLHPILEGILHIIESTQKMQGENGKSKSTFATLKAITQLDEEIFHSIVADLELKGYIDLQSHAGELRLTNNGKEILQKAKERVVEETSAYVITDGIFGNVQASAKSAKDESVRLEHKPDKESFELKPDSNKRLRLEGLSEFFNDEKTLTLRQILLEGLRGLDVPEDSKDTKKKQKEQDSTQEDSAKSSQEKTESKIAESSGACEVLEITDIVECKKFFKSYVCLFYKNASKGERILVLDEKYDIDKSATLLFENLIDTSKFDTNKNKAFTDNVEKFNALESEKIQKRANLELDISEGKILEVGEHKDYFLYALKNAKECVCIHSPWVRTNVLEGYQKELESTMARGVKVCIKYGLKPRNKLDKAPIDEESRVLFTRWSGKYPKHFISKTDNSHEKILICDSEFMIVGSFNWLSFAGVQKENEELRKESSSIVRNKDSIQKQREMFN, encoded by the coding sequence ATGGCAAAGAAAAGGCAAAATCCACAAAATCAAGCAAATACAGAGAAAAAAGATATAGACCTAGAGCTTATCACGCATAAATATGCGCGCTATTTTTGTGATAGTGAAAAGGCGGACAAGGAGGCCCAGAATCTAGCAAGCCACATTATGCCTGAAGCTGTGCGCGAAGATATGGCGGGTGGCGAGGAAGATACAAGCTATATCCACTATGACACAAAGCGCGTTTATTATCCCTACTATAAGACAAAAATCCACTATCAAATAGCAAAAGAGCTACCCCTGCACCCCATACTTGAAGGGATCTTGCACATCATAGAATCCACGCAAAAAATGCAGGGTGAAAATGGCAAAAGCAAAAGCACTTTTGCGACACTCAAGGCTATCACGCAGCTAGATGAAGAGATATTCCATAGCATTGTCGCAGATCTAGAGCTTAAGGGCTATATTGATCTGCAATCACACGCAGGCGAACTGCGCTTAACCAATAATGGCAAGGAGATCTTGCAAAAAGCAAAAGAGCGCGTGGTGGAAGAGACAAGCGCGTATGTCATAACAGATGGGATATTTGGCAATGTGCAAGCTAGTGCCAAAAGCGCAAAAGATGAAAGTGTAAGGCTAGAACATAAGCCAGATAAAGAGAGCTTTGAGCTAAAACCAGATTCTAATAAACGCTTGCGATTAGAGGGCTTGAGTGAATTTTTTAATGATGAAAAAACACTAACGCTACGCCAGATTTTGCTAGAGGGACTAAGAGGGCTTGATGTGCCAGAAGATTCTAAAGATACAAAGAAAAAGCAAAAAGAGCAAGATTCTACGCAAGAAGATTCTGCAAAATCATCACAAGAGAAAACAGAATCTAAAATAGCAGAATCTAGCGGAGCGTGCGAAGTGCTAGAGATTACAGATATCGTAGAGTGCAAGAAATTTTTCAAAAGCTATGTGTGTTTGTTTTATAAAAATGCAAGCAAAGGGGAGCGGATTCTGGTGCTTGATGAGAAATATGATATAGACAAAAGCGCGACACTGCTTTTTGAAAATCTTATCGACACAAGCAAATTTGATACAAATAAAAACAAGGCTTTTACAGATAATGTGGAAAAATTTAACGCCCTAGAGAGTGAGAAAATACAAAAGCGCGCGAATTTGGAGCTTGATATAAGCGAGGGTAAAATACTAGAGGTAGGCGAGCATAAGGATTATTTCCTATACGCACTCAAAAATGCTAAAGAATGCGTGTGTATCCATAGCCCTTGGGTGCGCACCAATGTGCTAGAGGGCTATCAAAAAGAGCTAGAATCCACAATGGCACGCGGCGTGAAAGTATGTATCAAATATGGCTTAAAGCCTAGAAATAAGCTTGATAAAGCTCCCATTGATGAAGAATCGCGTGTGCTTTTTACGCGCTGGAGTGGGAAATATCCCAAGCATTTTATAAGCAAAACGGACAATAGCCATGAAAAGATTCTCATCTGTGATAGTGAGTTTATGATCGTGGGGAGCTTTAACTGGCTAAGCTTTGCAGGCGTGCAAAAAGAAAACGAAGAGCTTCGCAAAGAAAGCTCAAGTATTGTAAGAAATAAAGATTCTATACAAAAGCAACGAGAAATGTTTAATTAG